In Hoplias malabaricus isolate fHopMal1 chromosome 6, fHopMal1.hap1, whole genome shotgun sequence, a single window of DNA contains:
- the znf516 gene encoding zinc finger protein 516 isoform X1 → MEVERQEVTADGSLSKAASNGADEEKNQGHNCELCGRSFPFLSSLSQHMRKHTGEKPYKCPHCQHRSAQKGSLKAHIRSHKLDSATQSSGAGEGEAEDEGEKEGGLPEEQGGCSSPTESTSACNKVVNGEEATKARKKGAKKERTSSEGGKQCSLCRKRLRSQAELEQHMQDFHDALQEERLQAQVEKRNLAEEESAMEEGPSMEEAEKENELGKGDFPCDQCDQVFTQAWFLKAHMKKHQSNLDHGCRICGRRFREPWFLRSHMKTHGTKAKPKSDSEPPATVNNVAQDEATLVNEICQYELCAKCGNFFDDHKSLRLHERVHNNAEQPAHKSDDLFPPVTKRRFLECLNLRAAGEMDKVSVGTLAKRIPELDPMTSYQAWQLATRGRVVEASEKGLGWEERLADADVAYDREKGEYVLLRQEKRKKQLDTSLTIPNKKKRGSVTQSSSNFTSSNLDQQRNSGQPSVVDGSAESQSDSEYRPSPRQGRKNSQNKTSECLECGKGFRTQQQMVIHMLIRHGGVSDDMNGFSLQESLFSKRQPCLSKARDSDVKGQSQGIQPEGKDKKPYTCDHCDFTTSDSSALATHVHVQHAASRKHEALTSTFSQSHSPSTSHGGFPRLRNALLQQPYWPHTPSTRLERATMSGTSPPSGTSEEKEGGKRKDSEKVDPSLLNLSVETDNLTAEVKKSLVRHQCPYCSHATLYPEVLWIHQRIAHKVDSATLAPKWAPKNGLKGPKSILDFKRRTGPPPFLEGKDCPSLPQTRTFRTIPPDSGPTGPKKPKMPQKSSGEAGFSQSKRESTAGVKSKASRSRTDEVGTARNRMEAHQHMATSTSTGRPTTSPHKTPSPKTGSRVMESSLLPQEGLRFMLSSKHNFSEQRSPKAQTLQTPSRSEPQAQDSQDHRSRLGLAGPSSQSQPKRQQTADSPEGFTDVFGFLKSCSSQDLAALYHHWGFSNIMMEQAGMVRSGQQQQGEYVCPVCGKSFSQPSHYRTHMRSHTVLLESNGLMGTGVQPLQKPPNK, encoded by the exons ATGGAGGTGGAACGGCAAGAAGTGACAGCAGACGGCTCCCTCTCCAAGGCTGCCAGCAACGGAGCGGACGAGGAGAAGAATCAGGGCCATAATTGTGAGCTCTGCGGCAGAAGTTTTCCCTTCTTAAGCTCCCTGTCGCAGCACATGAGAAAGCACACTGGGGAGAAGCCATACAAGTGCCCCCATTGCCAGCACCGCTCAGCCCAGAAAGGCAGCTTAAAGGCGCACATCCGGAGTCACAAGCTGGACAGTGCGACTCAGAGCTCAGGGGCTGGCGAAGGCGAGGCTGAAGATGAAGGAGAGAAGGAAGGAGGGCTACCCGAGGAGCAGGGAGGTTGTTCCAGCCCGACAGAAAGCACCTCTGCCTGCAATAAGGTGGTCAACGGTGAGGAAGCCACAAAGGCCAGAAAGAAAGGGGCGAAAAAGGAGAGGACGTCCAGCGAGGGAGGCAAACAGTGTTCGCTGTGTAGGAAGAGGCTCCGGAGTCAAGCCGAGTTGGAGCAGCACATGCAAGACTTCCATGATGCCTTGCAGGAGGAGCGTTTGCAAGCCCAAGTAGAGAAGCGCAACCTTGCCGAAGAAGAATCAGCCATGGAGGAAGGGCCCAGCATGGAagaagcagagaaagagaatgagctTGGGAAGGGTGACTTTCCTTGTGATCAGTGTGACCAAGTGTTCACTCAGGCCTGGTTCCTCAAAGCCCACATGAAGAAGCACCAGAGCAACCTCGATCACGGCTGTCGAATCTGCGGCCGAAGATTTCGTGAGCCCTGGTTCTTGCGTAGCCACATGAAGACCCACGGCACAAAGGCCAAGCCAAAGAGTGACTCCGAACCTCCAGCTACGGTCAACAACGTGGCACAGGACGAAGCTACCCTGGTGAATGAGATATGCCAGTACGAACTCTGCGCCAAGTGTGGGAACTTCTTTGACGACCACAAGAGTCTGCGGCTGCATGAGAGGGTTCATAACAACGCAGAGCAACCTGCGCATAAGAGCGACGATCTTTTCCCTCCGGTTACCAAGAGACGCTTCCTTGAGTGCCTGAACctgagagcagcaggtgagATGGACAAGGTCTCAGTGGGGACCCTTGCCAAGAGGATCCCAGAACTGGATCCTATGACCAGTTACCAGGCTTGGCAGCTGGCCACCAGAGGCAGAGTAGTGGAGGCTTCTGAGAAGGGCTTGGGCTGGGAGGAGAGGTTAGCGGATGCCGATGTGGCTTATGACCGGGAGAAGGGCGAGTACGTCCTACTGAGGCAAGAAAAGCGCAAGAAACAGCTGGACACCTCCCTGACGATCCCCAACAAGAAGAAGCGGGGATCTGTCACACAGAGTTCGAGCAACTTCACCAGCAGCAATCTTGACCAACAGAGGAACAGTGGGCAGCCATCTGTGGTAGACGGAAGTGCCGAAAGTCAGAGCGACTCGGAGTATCGCCCCTCTCCTCGCCAAGGCCGGAAGAATTCCCAGAACAAGACCTCAGAGTGCTTGGAGTGTGGAAAAGGCTTCCGCACTCAGCAACAGATGGTGATACACATGCTCATAAGACACGGCGGCGTGAGTGACGACATGAATGGGTTTTCGCTGCAAGAGAGCCTGTTTTCTAAGAGGCAGCCCTGTCTTTCTAAAGCCAGGGACTCAGATGTCAAGGGGCAAAGTCAGGGAATACAACCTGAAGGTAAAG ATAAAAAGCCATACACCTGCGACCACTGTGACTTCACCACCTCAGACTCGTCCGCTCTGGCCACTCACGTTCACGTGCAGCATGCAGCCAGCCGCAAGCACGAGGCCTTAACCAGCACGTTCAGCCAAAGCCACAGTCCTTCCACCAGCCACGGAGGCTTCCCCAGGCTGAGGAACGCCCTCTTGCAGCAGCCCTACTGGCCCCACACTCCCTCCACCCGCCTGGAGAGGGCGACAATGAGCGGCACATCTCCTCCCTCTGGGACCAGcgaggagaaagagggagggaagagAAAAGACTCTGAGAAAGTGGACCCCAGCCTCCTCAATCTGTCAGTGGAGACGGACAACCTGACGGCAGAGGTCAAGAAAAGTCTGGTCAGGCATCAGTGTCCGTACTGTTCCCATGCTACACTGTACCCCGAGGTTCTCTGGATCCACCAGAGAATTGCGCATAAAGTTGACAGCGCTACCCTAGCCCCAAAGTGGGCCCCCAAAAACGGCCTCAAGGGGCCCAAATCAATCCTGGATTTCAAGAGGCGCACTGGTCCACCTCCGTTTCTCGAGGGTAAAGATTGTCCCTCGCTTCCCCAGACGCGGACTTTCCGTACGATCCCCCCTGACTCTGGACCTACCGGCCCCAAGAAGCCCAAAATGCCCCAGAAGAGCAGCGGTGAAGCCGGCTTCTCACAAAGCAAGCGAGAGTCCACTGCAGGAGTCAAGAGCAAAGCTAGCAGGTCTCGAACAGATGAGGTCGGCACCGCAAGAAACAGAATGGAGGCCCACCAACACATGGCCACGTCTACAAGTACAGGGAGACCAACCACGAGTCCTCACAAGACCCCCAGCCCAAAAACAGGGAGCAGGGTGATGGAAAGTAGCCTGTTGCCTCAGGAGGGACTTCGCTTCATGCTCTCCAGCAAGCACAACTTCTCTGAGCAGAGGAGTCCCAAAGCCCAGACCCTGCAGACCCCCAGCCGCTCTGAACCTCAAGCCCAGGACAGTCAGGACCACAGGAGCAGGCTCGGACTCGCAGGGCCATCTTCTCAATCACAGCCCAAGAGGCAGCAAACTGCAGACAGTCCGGAAGGTTTCACAGACGTCTTCGGTTTCCTGAAGAGCTGCAGCTCTCAAGACCTGGCGGCACTGTATCATCACTGGGGATTCAGTAACATTATGATGGAACAAGCAG ggatgGTGAGGtcagggcagcagcagcagggggAGTATGTGTGTCCAGTTTGTGGAAAGAGCTTCAGTCAACCCAGTCATTACCGCACACACATGAGATCCCATACAG TGTTATTAGAGTCCAATGGACTCATGGGAACTGGAGTCCAACCTCTACAGAAGCCCCCTAACAA
- the znf516 gene encoding zinc finger protein 516 isoform X2, with product MEVERQEVTADGSLSKAASNGADEEKNQGHNCELCGRSFPFLSSLSQHMRKHTGEKPYKCPHCQHRSAQKGSLKAHIRSHKLDSATQSSGAGEGEAEDEGEKEGGLPEEQGGCSSPTESTSACNKVVNGEEATKARKKGAKKERTSSEGGKQCSLCRKRLRSQAELEQHMQDFHDALQEERLQAQVEKRNLAEEESAMEEGPSMEEAEKENELGKGDFPCDQCDQVFTQAWFLKAHMKKHQSNLDHGCRICGRRFREPWFLRSHMKTHGTKAKPKSDSEPPATVNNVAQDEATLVNEICQYELCAKCGNFFDDHKSLRLHERVHNNAEQPAHKSDDLFPPVTKRRFLECLNLRAAGEMDKVSVGTLAKRIPELDPMTSYQAWQLATRGRVVEASEKGLGWEERLADADVAYDREKGEYVLLRQEKRKKQLDTSLTIPNKKKRGSVTQSSSNFTSSNLDQQRNSGQPSVVDGSAESQSDSEYRPSPRQGRKNSQNKTSECLECGKGFRTQQQMVIHMLIRHGGVSDDMNGFSLQESLFSKRQPCLSKARDSDVKGQSQGIQPEGKDKKPYTCDHCDFTTSDSSALATHVHVQHAASRKHEALTSTFSQSHSPSTSHGGFPRLRNALLQQPYWPHTPSTRLERATMSGTSPPSGTSEEKEGGKRKDSEKVDPSLLNLSVETDNLTAEVKKSLVRHQCPYCSHATLYPEVLWIHQRIAHKVDSATLAPKWAPKNGLKGPKSILDFKRRTGPPPFLEGKDCPSLPQTRTFRTIPPDSGPTGPKKPKMPQKSSGEAGFSQSKRESTAGVKSKASRSRTDEVGTARNRMEAHQHMATSTSTGRPTTSPHKTPSPKTGSRVMESSLLPQEGLRFMLSSKHNFSEQRSPKAQTLQTPSRSEPQAQDSQDHRSRLGLAGPSSQSQPKRQQTADSPEGFTDVFGFLKSCSSQDLAALYHHWGFSNIMMEQAGMVRSGQQQQGEYVCPVCGKSFSQPSHYRTHMRSHTGERPFQCQYCPYSASQKGNLKTHVQTVHRITFDNAQYPDRRVRHGPAEDPSHPHSPGTSHRASTS from the exons ATGGAGGTGGAACGGCAAGAAGTGACAGCAGACGGCTCCCTCTCCAAGGCTGCCAGCAACGGAGCGGACGAGGAGAAGAATCAGGGCCATAATTGTGAGCTCTGCGGCAGAAGTTTTCCCTTCTTAAGCTCCCTGTCGCAGCACATGAGAAAGCACACTGGGGAGAAGCCATACAAGTGCCCCCATTGCCAGCACCGCTCAGCCCAGAAAGGCAGCTTAAAGGCGCACATCCGGAGTCACAAGCTGGACAGTGCGACTCAGAGCTCAGGGGCTGGCGAAGGCGAGGCTGAAGATGAAGGAGAGAAGGAAGGAGGGCTACCCGAGGAGCAGGGAGGTTGTTCCAGCCCGACAGAAAGCACCTCTGCCTGCAATAAGGTGGTCAACGGTGAGGAAGCCACAAAGGCCAGAAAGAAAGGGGCGAAAAAGGAGAGGACGTCCAGCGAGGGAGGCAAACAGTGTTCGCTGTGTAGGAAGAGGCTCCGGAGTCAAGCCGAGTTGGAGCAGCACATGCAAGACTTCCATGATGCCTTGCAGGAGGAGCGTTTGCAAGCCCAAGTAGAGAAGCGCAACCTTGCCGAAGAAGAATCAGCCATGGAGGAAGGGCCCAGCATGGAagaagcagagaaagagaatgagctTGGGAAGGGTGACTTTCCTTGTGATCAGTGTGACCAAGTGTTCACTCAGGCCTGGTTCCTCAAAGCCCACATGAAGAAGCACCAGAGCAACCTCGATCACGGCTGTCGAATCTGCGGCCGAAGATTTCGTGAGCCCTGGTTCTTGCGTAGCCACATGAAGACCCACGGCACAAAGGCCAAGCCAAAGAGTGACTCCGAACCTCCAGCTACGGTCAACAACGTGGCACAGGACGAAGCTACCCTGGTGAATGAGATATGCCAGTACGAACTCTGCGCCAAGTGTGGGAACTTCTTTGACGACCACAAGAGTCTGCGGCTGCATGAGAGGGTTCATAACAACGCAGAGCAACCTGCGCATAAGAGCGACGATCTTTTCCCTCCGGTTACCAAGAGACGCTTCCTTGAGTGCCTGAACctgagagcagcaggtgagATGGACAAGGTCTCAGTGGGGACCCTTGCCAAGAGGATCCCAGAACTGGATCCTATGACCAGTTACCAGGCTTGGCAGCTGGCCACCAGAGGCAGAGTAGTGGAGGCTTCTGAGAAGGGCTTGGGCTGGGAGGAGAGGTTAGCGGATGCCGATGTGGCTTATGACCGGGAGAAGGGCGAGTACGTCCTACTGAGGCAAGAAAAGCGCAAGAAACAGCTGGACACCTCCCTGACGATCCCCAACAAGAAGAAGCGGGGATCTGTCACACAGAGTTCGAGCAACTTCACCAGCAGCAATCTTGACCAACAGAGGAACAGTGGGCAGCCATCTGTGGTAGACGGAAGTGCCGAAAGTCAGAGCGACTCGGAGTATCGCCCCTCTCCTCGCCAAGGCCGGAAGAATTCCCAGAACAAGACCTCAGAGTGCTTGGAGTGTGGAAAAGGCTTCCGCACTCAGCAACAGATGGTGATACACATGCTCATAAGACACGGCGGCGTGAGTGACGACATGAATGGGTTTTCGCTGCAAGAGAGCCTGTTTTCTAAGAGGCAGCCCTGTCTTTCTAAAGCCAGGGACTCAGATGTCAAGGGGCAAAGTCAGGGAATACAACCTGAAGGTAAAG ATAAAAAGCCATACACCTGCGACCACTGTGACTTCACCACCTCAGACTCGTCCGCTCTGGCCACTCACGTTCACGTGCAGCATGCAGCCAGCCGCAAGCACGAGGCCTTAACCAGCACGTTCAGCCAAAGCCACAGTCCTTCCACCAGCCACGGAGGCTTCCCCAGGCTGAGGAACGCCCTCTTGCAGCAGCCCTACTGGCCCCACACTCCCTCCACCCGCCTGGAGAGGGCGACAATGAGCGGCACATCTCCTCCCTCTGGGACCAGcgaggagaaagagggagggaagagAAAAGACTCTGAGAAAGTGGACCCCAGCCTCCTCAATCTGTCAGTGGAGACGGACAACCTGACGGCAGAGGTCAAGAAAAGTCTGGTCAGGCATCAGTGTCCGTACTGTTCCCATGCTACACTGTACCCCGAGGTTCTCTGGATCCACCAGAGAATTGCGCATAAAGTTGACAGCGCTACCCTAGCCCCAAAGTGGGCCCCCAAAAACGGCCTCAAGGGGCCCAAATCAATCCTGGATTTCAAGAGGCGCACTGGTCCACCTCCGTTTCTCGAGGGTAAAGATTGTCCCTCGCTTCCCCAGACGCGGACTTTCCGTACGATCCCCCCTGACTCTGGACCTACCGGCCCCAAGAAGCCCAAAATGCCCCAGAAGAGCAGCGGTGAAGCCGGCTTCTCACAAAGCAAGCGAGAGTCCACTGCAGGAGTCAAGAGCAAAGCTAGCAGGTCTCGAACAGATGAGGTCGGCACCGCAAGAAACAGAATGGAGGCCCACCAACACATGGCCACGTCTACAAGTACAGGGAGACCAACCACGAGTCCTCACAAGACCCCCAGCCCAAAAACAGGGAGCAGGGTGATGGAAAGTAGCCTGTTGCCTCAGGAGGGACTTCGCTTCATGCTCTCCAGCAAGCACAACTTCTCTGAGCAGAGGAGTCCCAAAGCCCAGACCCTGCAGACCCCCAGCCGCTCTGAACCTCAAGCCCAGGACAGTCAGGACCACAGGAGCAGGCTCGGACTCGCAGGGCCATCTTCTCAATCACAGCCCAAGAGGCAGCAAACTGCAGACAGTCCGGAAGGTTTCACAGACGTCTTCGGTTTCCTGAAGAGCTGCAGCTCTCAAGACCTGGCGGCACTGTATCATCACTGGGGATTCAGTAACATTATGATGGAACAAGCAG ggatgGTGAGGtcagggcagcagcagcagggggAGTATGTGTGTCCAGTTTGTGGAAAGAGCTTCAGTCAACCCAGTCATTACCGCACACACATGAGATCCCATACAG